A window from Marinagarivorans cellulosilyticus encodes these proteins:
- a CDS encoding DUF2971 domain-containing protein: MVYFKYMASARTFFEDGYIRLTQRSALNDPFEAIYCIDSLNDLVKYFDDQTVFDIDHKEVSFHQYIENNINKVGVICLSESKDNLLMWAHYAREHKGVVAGINNFGASNIFQKLFMPSSLTSSSLIDYTPFDGDAKPIMYRKGLRYRNDRFDFDYSNICVEGGARILSEIFLQKSEEWIYEKEHRITLRLEQADKVIICNLHDMQNVKIKNDIVSAGWTKFNEHNNCYEINLMEIDDESFRYVVSSSLAELSGNNNNIYLMKLDSSAISHCLFGLNCDVNIDDLKVGYARSTGYLEFWRAIKNDSYYCLEFEQI, from the coding sequence GCTTCGGCAAGGACGTTTTTCGAAGATGGGTATATTCGTTTAACTCAAAGGTCAGCATTAAACGATCCTTTTGAAGCCATTTACTGTATAGATAGTTTGAACGATTTAGTTAAATACTTTGATGATCAAACTGTATTTGATATTGACCATAAGGAAGTGAGCTTTCATCAATACATAGAGAATAATATCAATAAAGTCGGAGTTATTTGCCTTTCTGAATCTAAAGATAATCTACTTATGTGGGCTCATTACGCCAGAGAGCATAAGGGAGTGGTTGCCGGAATTAACAATTTTGGCGCTTCAAATATTTTTCAGAAGCTATTTATGCCCAGCTCACTAACCTCATCATCCTTGATTGATTATACGCCGTTTGATGGAGATGCGAAGCCAATTATGTATCGAAAGGGACTAAGGTACAGAAATGACAGATTTGATTTTGATTATTCAAATATATGTGTAGAAGGTGGCGCTAGAATATTGAGTGAAATATTCCTCCAAAAAAGTGAAGAGTGGATATATGAGAAGGAGCACCGAATCACTCTTCGGCTTGAGCAAGCCGATAAGGTAATTATCTGCAATCTTCATGATATGCAGAATGTCAAAATTAAAAACGATATTGTTTCCGCTGGCTGGACCAAGTTTAATGAGCATAACAATTGCTACGAAATCAACTTAATGGAAATTGACGATGAATCTTTTCGTTACGTAGTATCTTCATCATTGGCAGAACTAAGCGGGAACAATAATAATATTTATTTAATGAAATTAGACTCAAGCGCAATCAGTCACTGCCTATTTGGATTGAACTGTGATGTTAATATCGATGATCTAAAAGTTGGATACGCTCGCTCTACGGGATATTTGGAATTTTGGAGGGCAATAAAAAATGATTCTTACTATTGCCTAGAGTTTGAACAA